The following proteins are co-located in the Pseudoalteromonas sp. N1230-9 genome:
- a CDS encoding SapC family protein has translation MANHVLLDNISHKDLKVITTRGANWGDNISCATVFPSEFAKVQANQPIVFRKHPQTGQFEALALFGFENGENLLLNEQGELQLSYLPLSMQRQPFLIGQQTQYNNGIPEQSLVVHIDLDSPRISTRDGEAIFLEHGGNSDYLNHIAQVLNALHQEHQTINHFFERLLSVELLETFSIEYAQKNGEKVTVTGFYTINQQALNNLTAEQLKQLQQQGDLQAIYMVLASMEQIPHLLNKKWARQ, from the coding sequence ATGGCCAATCATGTCTTACTTGATAACATCAGCCATAAAGACCTAAAAGTGATCACCACACGCGGTGCTAACTGGGGCGACAATATTAGCTGCGCTACCGTATTTCCAAGTGAGTTTGCTAAAGTTCAAGCAAATCAACCTATCGTATTTCGTAAGCACCCGCAAACAGGTCAATTCGAAGCCCTCGCTTTATTTGGTTTTGAAAATGGCGAGAACTTGCTGCTTAACGAGCAAGGCGAATTGCAACTGAGTTACTTACCGCTAAGTATGCAGCGCCAGCCATTTTTAATTGGCCAACAAACCCAGTATAACAATGGTATTCCTGAGCAATCTCTGGTGGTACATATTGATTTAGACAGCCCACGTATAAGCACACGCGATGGTGAAGCCATTTTCCTTGAACATGGTGGGAATAGCGATTACTTAAATCATATTGCTCAAGTACTTAACGCGTTACATCAAGAACACCAAACAATTAATCACTTTTTTGAACGTTTGCTAAGCGTTGAATTACTCGAAACGTTTAGCATTGAATATGCTCAAAAAAATGGTGAAAAAGTCACTGTAACTGGCTTCTATACCATTAACCAGCAGGCACTAAATAACTTAACTGCTGAACAACTCAAGCAGTTACAACAGCAAGGAGACTTGCAGGCTATTTATATGGTGCTGGCATCAATGGAGCAAATTCCTCATTTGCTTAATAAAAAATGGGCTAGGCAGTAA
- a CDS encoding cupin-like domain-containing protein yields the protein MFAAAPIKECQAASIADLKAFLAELTEPLVIRDLCADWPQVIAAKQSSKSALDYLLGLANNAPVRSFSSDAIHQGRYFYNADFTGLNFSQHADNLLSVLQKLAISLTQTDSDSLYMGSTAVEYCAPSFSLKNPLTVTDYNCLTSLWVGNHSQIAAHYDNADNLACVAAGERTFTLLPTDQVNNLYVGPLEFTPAGQAISLVDFNNPDFSRFPRFNEAVAKAQSATLGPGDAIYIPALWWHQVSATSPFNVLVNYWWRQAPEYLANPFDAMLHSMLAIKDLPNEQKQKWQQLFNHYVFADDVDLASHVAEPAQGILADIDELTARRIRQLLLQKLNR from the coding sequence ATGTTTGCGGCTGCGCCAATAAAAGAATGCCAAGCTGCAAGCATTGCTGATCTAAAAGCGTTTTTAGCTGAGCTAACTGAGCCACTGGTAATAAGAGATCTCTGCGCTGATTGGCCACAAGTCATTGCAGCTAAGCAAAGCTCTAAAAGCGCCCTAGACTATCTTTTAGGCCTTGCCAATAACGCCCCAGTACGCAGCTTTAGTAGCGACGCAATTCATCAAGGTCGCTATTTTTATAACGCTGATTTCACGGGACTTAATTTTTCACAGCACGCCGATAACCTACTTTCTGTACTACAAAAATTAGCAATATCACTCACACAAACCGACAGTGATTCATTGTATATGGGCTCTACAGCTGTGGAGTATTGCGCTCCTAGCTTTAGCCTTAAAAACCCATTAACAGTGACCGATTATAACTGCTTAACCAGTCTCTGGGTGGGAAATCATAGTCAGATTGCGGCTCACTATGACAACGCCGATAACCTAGCTTGTGTTGCTGCAGGTGAGCGTACGTTTACTCTATTGCCAACTGATCAGGTCAATAATCTTTACGTTGGTCCACTCGAATTTACACCCGCTGGGCAAGCAATTAGCTTGGTTGATTTTAATAACCCCGATTTCAGCCGCTTTCCACGCTTTAATGAGGCTGTAGCAAAAGCGCAATCGGCAACTCTTGGCCCTGGCGATGCTATTTATATTCCAGCGCTTTGGTGGCATCAGGTTAGCGCAACCAGTCCGTTTAATGTGTTGGTGAACTATTGGTGGCGACAAGCCCCAGAGTATTTAGCAAACCCATTTGATGCCATGCTACATAGTATGCTGGCAATTAAAGACTTACCAAACGAGCAAAAACAGAAATGGCAGCAACTCTTTAATCATTATGTGTTTGCTGATGATGTGGATTTAGCAAGCCATGTTGCTGAGCCTGCGCAAGGGATATTAGCGGATATCGACGAACTAACGGCCAGAAGAATAAGACAGCTATTACTACAAAAGCTCAACCGATAG
- a CDS encoding glycoside hydrolase family 16 protein: MSVKSYAVILLTGALGACQQTPAPVKASLGEGWQLVWQDEFSQNDLDLTKWQHEVNCRGGGNDEQQCYTARSENSFVKDGILHIVARQEQYTGPLHNSDEVSSDAEREKQATQPFTSARLRTKNLADWRYGRFEIRAKLPAGQGAWPAIWMLPTDWRYGRWASSGEIDIMEAVNLKTLTDDKTTPAGSLETRVHGTLHYGGPAPKNVYSGTPYRFSEANNPADNFHVYALEWQQDEIRWYVDDVHYATFRHDQWYPTSQQQDGSFIENTGFAPFDQRFHLLLNFAVGGNWPANVNDKGVDFTGYPKQMLVDYVRVFQCSKNSETGIGCATTQPSAVQIKGK; encoded by the coding sequence ATGTCAGTAAAATCGTATGCTGTTATTTTGCTAACAGGTGCGCTTGGTGCCTGTCAGCAAACCCCAGCGCCTGTCAAAGCCAGCCTAGGAGAAGGCTGGCAGTTAGTTTGGCAAGACGAATTTTCGCAAAATGATCTCGACCTAACTAAGTGGCAACACGAAGTAAATTGTCGAGGTGGCGGTAATGATGAGCAGCAATGCTATACCGCGCGTAGCGAAAACAGTTTTGTTAAAGATGGCATATTGCATATTGTTGCTCGCCAAGAGCAATACACTGGGCCATTGCATAATAGCGATGAAGTGAGCAGCGATGCTGAGCGAGAAAAACAAGCGACTCAGCCGTTCACTTCAGCACGTTTACGCACTAAAAACTTAGCTGATTGGCGATACGGACGTTTTGAAATTCGCGCTAAATTGCCAGCAGGGCAAGGCGCGTGGCCAGCAATTTGGATGTTACCGACTGATTGGCGTTATGGTCGCTGGGCATCATCAGGCGAAATAGACATCATGGAAGCAGTTAATTTAAAGACTCTCACTGATGACAAAACAACGCCAGCAGGCAGCCTTGAAACGCGCGTACACGGCACCTTGCATTATGGTGGTCCTGCACCTAAAAATGTTTACAGCGGTACGCCGTACCGTTTCAGCGAAGCTAATAACCCAGCTGATAACTTTCATGTGTATGCCCTAGAATGGCAGCAAGATGAAATTCGTTGGTATGTTGATGATGTTCACTATGCGACATTTCGCCACGACCAGTGGTATCCAACATCACAACAACAAGACGGCTCGTTTATAGAAAATACTGGCTTTGCTCCATTTGATCAGCGTTTTCATTTACTTCTTAACTTTGCAGTAGGCGGAAACTGGCCAGCAAATGTGAATGACAAAGGTGTTGATTTTACGGGGTACCCTAAGCAAATGCTGGTGGATTACGTGCGTGTTTTTCAATGTAGTAAAAATAGTGAAACAGGCATTGGCTGCGCAACAACACAACCATCAGCAGTACAAATTAAGGGTAAATAA
- a CDS encoding TonB-dependent receptor, whose product MNHTQFKRKQLAISLSVAMGLSALVPHSAVAEEQSDKASDIEVIQVSGIRGSLVKSMDIKRQSAGVVDAITSEDIGKFPDTNLAESLQRITGVSIDRSNGEGSKITVRGFGPEFNLVTLNNRQMPTTGGRSFDFGDIATESVSGVEVYKTARADIPSGGIGATVNITTAKPLSNPGLHASIGAKAVHDTSNETGDDVTPELSGIYSNTFNDDKFGILISGSVQERDNREQSMAVDNWIPNVDLSTSPNLNVTDNNQRADGTTWYPQNAGYAFSDNSRKRTNGQLVLQYAPSDRVTTTLDYTYSKLEFEKDGRSFGVWFNNGGNVSSATINENGTYTKVSEFGGDYSTNLNRGATTNENKSLGLNIDWQVTDTLNIEFDAHNSSAETAGVGLGHDAFMIIGNTSCSWCENPTVNIDEKMADFSQGEIPLIDMTLTNGQAELLPSDMGTLFAGVNKDTNTNDLDQYQLKGTWLNENNSALTSINFGVSHTKIDFRTTQAYSEQLAAGWWLNSADWYNDDMFTRVDSSGLLDGFSGGGNDKLLNYYYDADFDEIVAIAQSIDCDHPDGGIGACSWPAELNGMVQAGPIDNDHRVSEKTLSFYTQANFETEFNNMYVTMAVGLRYEKTDVSSQSLEKPATGITWVNGNEWSYNFGEQAFASGEGSTSEFLPNLDINVEVTEDVMARFSYSRTLARPPVDSLRSTTSFLGNPKVGQRKVAVGNPDLKPFVADNIDLSLEYYYGEGSYLSAGYYRKQVENFIVNITTQETMGDIRDPFLGERADQAREDLAAEGVTPSDQAIHDKINENQGTEQGTGITGIGTDPLTIFDVSRDTNVETGNLWGWELAAQHMFGDSGFGIAANATFVFGDVEADRDAIGYQFALPGLSDSANFSAIYDLDGLSARISYNWRDEFLTGFDQHASPIFTESYGQWDINVNYAVNENLTVFVEGLNLTDETQRTYVRYSEQLLRANQYGARYNIGFRYSF is encoded by the coding sequence ATGAACCACACACAATTCAAGAGAAAGCAGCTTGCCATTAGCCTGTCTGTGGCAATGGGTTTAAGCGCGCTAGTTCCTCACTCAGCTGTCGCCGAAGAACAATCCGACAAAGCAAGTGATATTGAAGTTATACAAGTATCGGGGATCCGCGGTAGCCTTGTAAAATCAATGGACATTAAACGTCAATCTGCAGGTGTTGTTGATGCAATCACTTCAGAAGACATTGGTAAGTTCCCCGACACGAACCTAGCCGAGTCACTGCAACGTATCACCGGTGTCTCTATCGACCGAAGTAACGGTGAAGGAAGCAAAATTACCGTGCGTGGTTTTGGTCCTGAATTTAACCTAGTGACCCTAAACAATCGTCAAATGCCAACAACGGGCGGACGTTCATTCGATTTTGGTGACATCGCAACAGAAAGTGTAAGCGGTGTTGAAGTATATAAAACGGCGCGTGCCGACATCCCTAGTGGCGGCATTGGCGCAACAGTTAATATCACGACTGCAAAGCCACTTTCAAATCCTGGTTTACATGCTTCTATCGGTGCAAAAGCCGTTCACGATACATCGAATGAAACTGGTGATGATGTAACACCAGAATTATCAGGCATCTACAGTAATACGTTTAATGATGACAAATTCGGTATTTTAATCTCAGGTTCAGTGCAAGAACGCGATAACCGCGAGCAATCAATGGCGGTTGATAACTGGATCCCAAATGTCGATCTCTCTACCTCGCCAAACTTAAATGTAACAGACAACAATCAACGTGCAGACGGTACAACTTGGTACCCACAAAATGCGGGTTACGCTTTCTCTGATAACTCGCGTAAACGTACCAATGGCCAACTTGTACTGCAATACGCGCCGAGTGATCGCGTAACGACAACCCTTGATTACACTTATTCAAAACTAGAGTTTGAAAAAGACGGCCGTAGTTTTGGTGTATGGTTTAACAACGGTGGTAATGTTAGTTCTGCAACGATTAACGAAAATGGGACATATACTAAGGTTAGCGAGTTTGGCGGAGATTACTCAACAAACCTAAACCGTGGTGCAACAACCAACGAAAATAAATCTCTTGGTTTAAATATTGATTGGCAAGTAACCGACACTTTAAATATTGAGTTTGATGCCCATAACTCATCGGCAGAAACAGCGGGGGTTGGTTTAGGTCATGATGCCTTTATGATCATTGGTAATACCTCATGCTCGTGGTGTGAAAACCCAACTGTTAATATCGATGAAAAAATGGCTGATTTTAGCCAAGGCGAAATTCCACTAATTGATATGACATTAACCAATGGCCAAGCAGAGCTTCTACCTAGTGATATGGGAACGCTATTTGCTGGGGTTAATAAAGATACGAACACAAATGATCTTGATCAGTACCAGTTAAAAGGGACTTGGTTAAACGAAAATAATAGCGCCCTTACAAGTATCAATTTTGGTGTTTCACATACCAAAATTGACTTTAGAACCACACAAGCTTATTCAGAGCAACTTGCTGCTGGTTGGTGGTTAAACTCAGCTGATTGGTACAATGATGACATGTTTACTCGTGTTGATAGTTCAGGTTTATTAGACGGCTTCTCAGGCGGCGGTAACGATAAGCTATTAAACTACTACTACGATGCTGATTTTGATGAAATCGTTGCCATCGCCCAAAGCATTGACTGTGACCATCCAGATGGAGGCATTGGCGCATGTAGCTGGCCTGCTGAATTAAATGGAATGGTACAAGCAGGGCCGATTGATAATGATCATCGAGTAAGCGAAAAAACCTTATCATTCTACACTCAAGCAAACTTTGAAACTGAATTTAACAATATGTATGTCACCATGGCGGTCGGTTTACGCTATGAAAAAACAGATGTTAGCTCGCAAAGCCTAGAAAAACCTGCAACAGGTATTACCTGGGTTAATGGTAATGAGTGGTCATATAACTTTGGTGAGCAGGCTTTCGCAAGTGGTGAAGGCAGCACCAGTGAATTTTTACCAAACTTAGATATTAATGTTGAAGTGACAGAAGATGTAATGGCTCGCTTTTCGTATAGCCGAACACTCGCTCGCCCTCCGGTTGATTCACTGCGTTCAACAACCTCATTTTTAGGTAACCCAAAAGTAGGTCAACGTAAAGTGGCTGTGGGTAACCCTGACTTGAAACCATTCGTAGCTGACAACATAGATTTATCACTTGAATATTATTATGGCGAAGGCAGCTACCTATCTGCAGGTTACTATCGTAAACAAGTTGAGAATTTCATTGTTAACATTACAACCCAAGAGACCATGGGAGATATTCGTGACCCATTCCTTGGCGAGCGTGCTGATCAAGCCCGTGAAGACTTAGCAGCAGAAGGAGTAACACCTTCTGACCAAGCTATTCACGATAAAATCAATGAAAATCAAGGAACTGAGCAAGGGACAGGTATTACAGGCATTGGCACTGATCCACTCACAATCTTTGATGTTTCTCGCGACACCAATGTGGAAACAGGTAACCTATGGGGCTGGGAACTAGCAGCGCAACATATGTTTGGTGATTCTGGCTTTGGTATTGCCGCTAACGCGACTTTCGTATTTGGTGATGTTGAAGCAGACCGAGATGCTATTGGCTATCAATTTGCTCTGCCTGGCTTAAGTGATTCAGCTAACTTCTCTGCTATTTATGATTTAGACGGTTTATCGGCTCGTATTTCTTATAACTGGCGTGATGAGTTCTTAACCGGCTTTGACCAACATGCTTCACCAATCTTCACTGAGTCTTATGGTCAGTGGGATATCAACGTGAACTATGCAGTAAACGAGAACCTAACGGTGTTTGTTGAAGGTCTAAACCTAACAGATGAAACGCAGCGTACCTACGTTCGTTACTCTGAGCAGCTGTTACGTGCAAACCAATACGGTGCGCGCTACAACATCGGCTTCCGCTACTCGTTTTAG
- a CDS encoding tryptophan halogenase family protein yields MQHKEVKKVVILGGGTAGWLSAGLIAAQPHLTHNAQITLIESPDIATIGVGEGTWPTMRQTLKTIGISESEFIQRCDASFKQGSRFDGWCDDEGDAHYYHPFSLPVAYQQLNIAPYWFANKDAVSFSHAVASQTYLCDHHKAPKNHLHSAYQGEANYGYHLDAGKFAMLLQQHCTTKLNVEHIVSHVECINSDEDGYISSLQTRDHGTIAGDLFIDCSGTHAKLLHQHYGIELIEQHDVLFNDRAVAVQVPYLNPQQEILSYTKATAQDAGWIWDIGLQSRRGLGMVYSSRFASSEDAKQALSQYIAKTQPGTVQNELTFREISFTPGYRRRFWYKNCLAIGMSAGFIEPLEASALVMVELGLNNLLANFPTHRAAMPTLAKRFDEQCHYRWQRIIEFLKLHYVLSKRTSPYWQAHKEANSIPLQLQENLALWQYQSPWLNDFDRAQEVFSAASYQYVLYGMKQLPQFPVLAMPTAIIEHFSANQQQAKRGLQQLPTNRELLNHIQQFGIQPI; encoded by the coding sequence ATGCAACACAAAGAAGTAAAAAAAGTCGTCATTTTAGGTGGTGGTACTGCAGGTTGGTTGTCTGCAGGTTTAATTGCTGCCCAGCCCCATTTAACTCACAACGCACAGATCACCCTGATTGAGTCGCCCGATATTGCCACCATTGGTGTCGGTGAAGGTACTTGGCCAACCATGCGACAAACCTTAAAAACCATCGGCATTAGCGAAAGTGAATTTATTCAACGCTGTGATGCGTCTTTTAAACAAGGCTCACGCTTTGATGGCTGGTGCGACGATGAAGGCGACGCACATTATTACCACCCGTTCAGCTTACCGGTGGCATATCAGCAATTAAATATTGCACCTTACTGGTTTGCCAACAAAGATGCCGTGAGTTTCAGCCACGCGGTGGCAAGCCAAACCTACTTATGCGATCACCATAAAGCACCAAAAAACCACTTGCATAGCGCCTATCAAGGTGAAGCAAACTATGGCTATCATTTAGATGCAGGTAAGTTTGCTATGCTGCTACAACAGCACTGCACCACAAAACTAAACGTTGAGCATATCGTCAGTCATGTTGAATGTATCAATAGTGATGAAGATGGCTATATTAGTTCATTGCAAACCCGCGATCATGGCACTATTGCGGGTGATTTATTTATTGATTGCTCTGGCACCCACGCAAAGCTGTTACATCAACATTACGGGATAGAGCTAATTGAGCAACACGATGTGTTATTTAACGATCGAGCCGTTGCCGTACAGGTGCCCTATTTAAACCCGCAGCAAGAGATCCTTTCTTATACCAAAGCCACTGCGCAAGATGCCGGTTGGATTTGGGATATCGGCTTACAAAGCCGCCGTGGTCTAGGTATGGTGTACTCAAGTCGTTTTGCCAGCAGCGAAGATGCGAAACAGGCGCTTAGCCAGTACATTGCAAAAACCCAGCCTGGTACCGTGCAAAATGAACTGACATTTCGTGAAATTAGTTTTACGCCCGGCTATAGACGCCGTTTTTGGTATAAAAACTGTTTAGCTATTGGTATGTCTGCAGGCTTTATTGAACCACTTGAAGCCTCAGCGTTAGTCATGGTGGAGCTTGGCCTGAATAACTTACTTGCTAATTTCCCAACACATCGTGCTGCAATGCCGACACTGGCAAAGCGGTTTGATGAGCAGTGCCATTATCGCTGGCAACGTATCATTGAATTTTTAAAGCTGCATTATGTGTTGTCAAAGCGCACTAGTCCCTATTGGCAAGCCCATAAAGAGGCAAACTCAATCCCTCTGCAACTTCAAGAAAACTTAGCACTTTGGCAATATCAAAGTCCGTGGTTAAACGACTTTGACCGTGCTCAAGAGGTCTTCTCTGCAGCCAGTTACCAGTATGTACTTTATGGAATGAAGCAATTGCCACAATTTCCTGTACTTGCAATGCCAACGGCTATTATTGAGCATTTTAGTGCTAACCAACAACAAGCCAAACGCGGATTACAACAACTACCCACTAACCGCGAGCTGTTAAATCATATTCAGCAATTTGGTATACAACCTATTTAA